One Glycine max cultivar Williams 82 chromosome 4, Glycine_max_v4.0, whole genome shotgun sequence DNA segment encodes these proteins:
- the LOC100776002 gene encoding E3 ubiquitin-protein ligase RGLG3 isoform X1, with the protein MGNSESMYESQDNFYQHPPSYYNSYHQPSPYAENSENTTYHEPSSYAWNSSNTTYYQSSTYAGSSENTRHQHTRQPTYIADNFSSLDQVVSSLREAGLESSNLILGIDFTKSNEWTGKHSFHRKSLHHIGNTPNPYEQAISIVGHTLSSFDEDNLIPCFGFGDASTHDQNVFCFYQDNRFCHGFEEVLARYREIVPYIKLSGPTSFAPVIDAAIDIVERNNGQYHVLVIIADGQVTRNPDVPYGKLSPQEQATINSIIAASHYPLSIILVGVGDGPWDEMKYYDDNITERLFDNFQFVNFTKIMSENTEASKKEATFALAALMEIPLQYRAAQNIQLNDRESVLHQHKRPLPPPNEVIHHDNARMAIPHMPNLESAESTAPAAAEPVCPICLTNPKDMAFGCGHTTCKECGSTLSSCPMCRHQITTRLRLYT; encoded by the exons ATGGGAAATTCGGAGTCAATGTATGAATCTCAAGATAATTTTTACCAACATCCCCCTTCTTATTATAATAGCTATCATCAACCGTCTCCTTATGCTGAGAATTCAGAGAATACTACATATCATGAACCATCTTCATATGCTTGGAATTCATCAAATACTACCTACTATCAATCCTCTACTTATGCTGGGAGTTCAGAAAACACTCGCCATCAACATACGAGGCAACCCACATATATAGCTGATAATTTCAGCTCATTGGATCAG GTTGTTTCTTCTCTGAGAGAAGCTGGTCTGGAATCTTCAAATTTAATACTTGGTATCGACTTCACCAAAAGCAATGAGTGGACAG GCAAGCACTCATTCCATCGAAAAAGCCTTCATCATATTGGAAACACTCCTAATCCGTATGAGCAAGCAATCTCCATCGTTGGCCATACTCTGTCTTCCTTTGATGAAGACAATCTGATACCATGCTTTGGATTTGGTGATG CTTCTACACATGATCAGAATGTGTTCTGTTTTTATCAAGATAATAGATTTTGTCATGGTTTTGAGGAAGTACTTGCACGCTACAGAGAGATTGTTCCATACATAAAACTGTCAG GTCCAACATCATTTGCCCCCGTAATTGATGCAGCAATTGACATCGTGGAAAGAAACAATGGTCAATATCATGTTCTTGTCATTATTGCTGATGGACAG gtAACCAGAAATCCAGATGTACCGTATGGAAAGCTTAGTCCACAAGAACAAGCAACCATTAATTCTATCATTGCTGCCAG TCATTATCCTCTCTCGATTATTTTGGTTGGTGTTGGAGATGGACCATGGGATGAGATGAAGTACTATGATGATAACATTACTGAGCGCTTATTCGACAACTTTCAG TTTGTGAACTTCACAAAGATCATGTCCGAGAACACAGAAGCATCGAAGAAGGAAGCAACATTTGCTCTTGCTGCCCTCATGGAAATTCCATTGCAGTACCGGGCAGCCCAAAATATACAACTTAACGA TAGAGAATCAGTTCTTCATCAACATAAAAGGCCTCTCCCTCCACCTAATGAAGTAATACATCATGATAATGCACGCATGGCAATTCCGCACATGCCAAATTTGGAATCAGCAGAATCGACAGCTCCAGCTGCTGCCGAACCA GTATGCCCCATTTGCCTAACCAATCCGAAGGACATGGCTTTTGGATGTGGTCATACA ACTTGCAAGGAGTGTGGCTCGACATTATCTTCCTGCCCTATGTGCCGGCATCAAATTACAACTCGCCTGAGACTGTACACTTGA
- the LOC100776002 gene encoding E3 ubiquitin-protein ligase RGLG3 isoform X2 → MGNSESMYESQDNFYQHPPSYYNSYHQPSPYAENSENTTYHEPSSYAWNSSNTTYYQSSTYAGSSENTRHQHTRQPTYIADNFSSLDQVVSSLREAGLESSNLILGIDFTKSNEWTGKHSFHRKSLHHIGNTPNPYEQAISIVGHTLSSFDEDNLIPCFGFGDASTHDQNVFCFYQDNRFCHGFEEVLARYREIVPYIKLSGPTSFAPVIDAAIDIVERNNGQYHVLVIIADGQVTRNPDVPYGKLSPQEQATINSIIAASHYPLSIILVGVGDGPWDEMKYYDDNITERLFDNFQFVNFTKIMSENTEASKKEATFALAALMEIPLQYRAAQNIQLNEESVLHQHKRPLPPPNEVIHHDNARMAIPHMPNLESAESTAPAAAEPVCPICLTNPKDMAFGCGHTTCKECGSTLSSCPMCRHQITTRLRLYT, encoded by the exons ATGGGAAATTCGGAGTCAATGTATGAATCTCAAGATAATTTTTACCAACATCCCCCTTCTTATTATAATAGCTATCATCAACCGTCTCCTTATGCTGAGAATTCAGAGAATACTACATATCATGAACCATCTTCATATGCTTGGAATTCATCAAATACTACCTACTATCAATCCTCTACTTATGCTGGGAGTTCAGAAAACACTCGCCATCAACATACGAGGCAACCCACATATATAGCTGATAATTTCAGCTCATTGGATCAG GTTGTTTCTTCTCTGAGAGAAGCTGGTCTGGAATCTTCAAATTTAATACTTGGTATCGACTTCACCAAAAGCAATGAGTGGACAG GCAAGCACTCATTCCATCGAAAAAGCCTTCATCATATTGGAAACACTCCTAATCCGTATGAGCAAGCAATCTCCATCGTTGGCCATACTCTGTCTTCCTTTGATGAAGACAATCTGATACCATGCTTTGGATTTGGTGATG CTTCTACACATGATCAGAATGTGTTCTGTTTTTATCAAGATAATAGATTTTGTCATGGTTTTGAGGAAGTACTTGCACGCTACAGAGAGATTGTTCCATACATAAAACTGTCAG GTCCAACATCATTTGCCCCCGTAATTGATGCAGCAATTGACATCGTGGAAAGAAACAATGGTCAATATCATGTTCTTGTCATTATTGCTGATGGACAG gtAACCAGAAATCCAGATGTACCGTATGGAAAGCTTAGTCCACAAGAACAAGCAACCATTAATTCTATCATTGCTGCCAG TCATTATCCTCTCTCGATTATTTTGGTTGGTGTTGGAGATGGACCATGGGATGAGATGAAGTACTATGATGATAACATTACTGAGCGCTTATTCGACAACTTTCAG TTTGTGAACTTCACAAAGATCATGTCCGAGAACACAGAAGCATCGAAGAAGGAAGCAACATTTGCTCTTGCTGCCCTCATGGAAATTCCATTGCAGTACCGGGCAGCCCAAAATATACAACTTAACGA AGAATCAGTTCTTCATCAACATAAAAGGCCTCTCCCTCCACCTAATGAAGTAATACATCATGATAATGCACGCATGGCAATTCCGCACATGCCAAATTTGGAATCAGCAGAATCGACAGCTCCAGCTGCTGCCGAACCA GTATGCCCCATTTGCCTAACCAATCCGAAGGACATGGCTTTTGGATGTGGTCATACA ACTTGCAAGGAGTGTGGCTCGACATTATCTTCCTGCCCTATGTGCCGGCATCAAATTACAACTCGCCTGAGACTGTACACTTGA